GTGATCTTCATGGAAACAGAATCCGTCAGAGGGACCAGGAAGCACGTCGAAAGCTTCGCGACGCGTGCTTCTCTTTCTGAAATAGTTTCTTAAACAGTAGTAGCAGTAAGAAGAGGGCGATGCACTGTCAATGGATGCGGCATCATCGAACTAACTTCCATGCACGTTGGCCTTAACGTCGACAGGAACCCGCTTTTGTCGCCGTGGATAAGCCGTCCGGTGGCTGACGATGCCTCGTTGGATCTCTGTTGATGCCTGGCGCGTCGAATCCGTTCGAGCATTTCCGCTGTTCATCCTGTTGGTATCTGTCGAGTTCACAAACCGCCAGCCAACAGGTTCTCCACGTATCGCGTCGATCGACGCGAGCACCCTCCCTGAACTCCTTTGGTCAACGCGTAGCGCCCAAAGTGGCGCGAATTTCATCCACCGCGCGACGGGTTTCACCATCGTGCGCGGTCAGTTCCTCCGTGCGGCGGCAGGCATGCAACACCGTCGTGTGGTCGCGTCCGCCGAAATACGCGCCGATTTGCTCCAAGCTTGCGCCGGTCAACTGCCGCGCCAGCCACATCGCCGCGCCGCGTGCCGCGACGACGGTTTTCCTCCGCGATTCGCCACGCAATAACGTCAACGGCATCGCGAATTGCCGGGCCGTGGCCGCGGCGATTTCGCGGACGCCGATCTTCTGCGCGACCCCGCGTTGATCCAAATACGCCTGCGCCGCCGCCTTGTCGATCTCCGCGCCGCCGCCCACCGTCTGTAAGTAAGTGACCGCTCCGATCAACGCCGAAGGGGCATCCGCCAACTCCGTGGCCAGCAGTCCAAACGCCGCATCGGAGATTCGAGCGAGCTTGCTTTCGGCGACTGCCCGCAAGATTGCTTCGCGCGCCGGAATCTCCGGCAGCGACATCCGCAGCGTTAGCCCCGCCGTGATTCTTGCGAGCAATCGCTTGTTAAAGCCCTTTGTGCGGGCATGTGCCGCGTGTGAAATCAAGATCGCCTGCCGGCCCTCGGCGACAAGAAAATCGAGCGAGCGCGTCAGTTCGTCTTGCGCCAGTTCCTTGCCGGCGAGATGTTCCAAGTCATCCAACACGAACAACTGCGTACTGCGATGACGATCTCGCCAAGCGGAAACGTCGTCGGCTTCGACCGCTTCGCCTAGTTCCTGGGCATACTCCGCGGCGGCAACGTAATACACGCCGGACTTGCCGAGGCAGCATCGCAAACTATCGCAGATAGCCCGCATCAGATGCGTCTTGCCAACGCCGCTCGGTCCCTGCAGGATGATCGGGTTGTACAGCGGAGCGGCGCCAGCCAGCAGGGCGGAGTACGTCTCCTCCAAGCTGACGACCAGGCGCGTTTGTTCGGCGCCGAGGACCAGATTGCCGGGCAGGGCCGCTTCCATCAAGCCGTGTGACGGCTGCTCGTTCAAGGCGAGACCGTCCCCCCAAGATGTAGCTGCGGCGACGGAGGGCACGGCGGCAATGAACCTCGAAATTCAACGGTCGGCCGACCCATTTCAAGCCATGGGAACTGGCCCGTTCTGTGGATCGGCGACGAGCCGGAATTATAGCGAATTTCGATTCGGTTCGCGAGTCGTTCAGACAATCTTTTCAACTACTTTTGCGCGATCGCAAGTCGTTGATGCTTTTCACAATACGTTCACAGGCCTCGTCCACTTCCGGGACCGACGTGGAGACCCCGAAACTGAACCGCAACGCGCTCCGCAAAACCGGGTCCGAGGCGCCCATCGCCGCCAGCACGTGCGAGGGATCGCTCGACCCGCTGGCGCAGGCCGAACCGGTCGAGCAAGCGACGCCGGCCAGGTCCAGAGCCACGACCAACATCTGCCGATCGACCCCCAGGAACGACAGGTTCGACGTATGCGGCGCTCGGGCAGCCCCGCCGCCGTTGACGATGACGTCCGGCAACTGGGAGAGCAGCGCCTGTTCGAAGCGATCCCGGAGTAGTTCCAAGCGAGCCGGGACCTCGGGCTGGGCGATCACATTTTCCAGCGCCGTCTGCATCCCCACGGCCAAGGTGACCGACTCCGTCCCGGGGCGCAGGCCGGCTTGCTGGAATCCGCCGAAGTGGATCGCCTGCAACGGGGCGCCATGCGCCAGCACCAGGACGCCGACGCCGCGCGGGCCGCCGAGCTTATGAGCCGTCGCCGTCAGTGCCGTGGCGCCCAGTTCCGCGAAGTTGACCGGCAACTTGCCAACCCCCTGCACGGCGTCGGTGTGAAACGGCACGCGAGCGGCCTGGCAGCACATTGCTGCTTCACGGACCGGCTGGAGGACGCCGGTCTCGTTATTCACCAGCATCAAGCTCACGACACGCGTGTCGGAACGGATTAGCCCGGGAAGATCGGCGACGCGCGCAACGCCCGCCTCATCGACCGGCAGTCGATCGACGGCGAATCCGCGCCGCTCCAGATGCTCCGCCGCGCCGAGCACGCTGGGATGCTCGATCGCCGTGACAATCACATGCCCAGGTGGGTTTCCGGCAAGACCGAGCAGGGCGAGGTTGTTCGCTTCCGTCCCCCCACTGGTAAACAGCACCTGGTCGGCGCGATGCGAATCCGTCCGCGCACCGAGCAGTCGAGCGATGCTTTCCCGCGCCAGTTCGAGTCGTCGCCGCGCGCGCTGGCCGAACTGGTGTTGGCTGGCAGGATTGAGATAACCCTCGACGTCGCACGCCCGCATTGCCTCGGCCACTTGGCGGTCGAGGGGCGTGGTGGCGTTGTGGTCGAGGTAGATGGGGGGCATGGCACGCTGAATTTGGCAGTTTGCTAATGCGAATGCTACAATCGTTCGCTCAAACGTACGACTCTGCACTAGCGACACGATTCAATTTGAAAAGTAGAGGAGATGCTACGTGATTCCT
The DNA window shown above is from Planctomycetia bacterium and carries:
- a CDS encoding DnaA/Hda family protein encodes the protein MPSVAAATSWGDGLALNEQPSHGLMEAALPGNLVLGAEQTRLVVSLEETYSALLAGAAPLYNPIILQGPSGVGKTHLMRAICDSLRCCLGKSGVYYVAAAEYAQELGEAVEADDVSAWRDRHRSTQLFVLDDLEHLAGKELAQDELTRSLDFLVAEGRQAILISHAAHARTKGFNKRLLARITAGLTLRMSLPEIPAREAILRAVAESKLARISDAAFGLLATELADAPSALIGAVTYLQTVGGGAEIDKAAAQAYLDQRGVAQKIGVREIAAATARQFAMPLTLLRGESRRKTVVAARGAAMWLARQLTGASLEQIGAYFGGRDHTTVLHACRRTEELTAHDGETRRAVDEIRATLGATR
- a CDS encoding cysteine desulfurase family protein; this translates as MPPIYLDHNATTPLDRQVAEAMRACDVEGYLNPASQHQFGQRARRRLELARESIARLLGARTDSHRADQVLFTSGGTEANNLALLGLAGNPPGHVIVTAIEHPSVLGAAEHLERRGFAVDRLPVDEAGVARVADLPGLIRSDTRVVSLMLVNNETGVLQPVREAAMCCQAARVPFHTDAVQGVGKLPVNFAELGATALTATAHKLGGPRGVGVLVLAHGAPLQAIHFGGFQQAGLRPGTESVTLAVGMQTALENVIAQPEVPARLELLRDRFEQALLSQLPDVIVNGGGAARAPHTSNLSFLGVDRQMLVVALDLAGVACSTGSACASGSSDPSHVLAAMGASDPVLRSALRFSFGVSTSVPEVDEACERIVKSINDLRSRKSS